Below is a window of Mycolicibacterium rhodesiae NBB3 DNA.
GTTCAATATCAGGAAATCCGCCGGATTGCGCATGTCATGACCCGATTCGATCATCAGAATGTCGGGCATCAGGCGCGCCTGAGAAAAATGGCGTTCTGCGGCGTTATAACCCTGATTTGCCGGGATATCCCCGGGTATGTATTCGCGATCGTTATAGCTCGTCTGATACCCGGGCAGCGTAAGCAAACCGAGCAACGCAAGTGCGAGAGAGGCCGCCAGGATAGGGCCGGGCCAGCGGACCACCGCCGTGCCAATCCCCCGCCATCGTTGAACCGCCAGTTTGCGCTTGGGTTCCAACAGCCCGAATCCGCTGCCGAGCGCTACCACGGCGGGGCCCGCTGTCACGGCAACGGCGACCGCTACAAGCATGCCGATGGCGCAGGGAATACCCATGGTCTTGAAGTAGGGCAGACGGGTGAAGGTCAGACAGAAGATCGCTCCGGCGATCGTCAAACCGGAAGCCAGGACAACCGGGGTGACGCTGCGATACATGGTGTAGTACGCGGATTCTCGATCCTCGCCGGCCTGGCGCGCCTCTTGGTATCGACCGAAGAAGAAGATCCCGTAATCGGTTCCAGCTGCAATGGCCAGGAAGACCAGCATGTTGACGGCGAACGTCGAGAGCACAAACGCGTCGTTGTGGCCGAGGAAGGCAACGACGCCCCGGGCTGCTGCCAATTCCAGGAACACCGTGATCAGGAGCAGGATCACCGTGACGATCGAACGGTAGACAAAAAGCAGCACCGCGAAGATGATCACCACGGTCACCGCGGTGATCCTCAGGATTGAGTGATCACCTGCGCGCTGCATGTCCGACGCCAGCGGCGCGGCGCCGGTCACGTAGACATCGATACCGGCCGGTGGCGGATTCCGATTCACGATTTCGCGAACCGCATTCACGGATTCTTCGCCCAGGGCGGTGCCTTGGTCGCCGACCAGATTCAGCTGGACATATGTGGCCTTGCGGTCCGGGCTTTCCACGCTCGATGAGGTGAGCCGGTCACTCCACAAGTCCTGAACATGCTGGATATGCGCGGGATCGTCTCGCAGCTGACCGACCAACTCGGAGTAGTACGCATGTGCGTCGTCGCCAAGCGGCTCCTGCCCCTCGAGCACGATCATCGCCGAGCTGTCTGAATCGGATTCCTGGAAGACCTGGCCCATCTGCCTCATCGCCAGTCCCGACGGCGCATCTTCGGGCATCACCGAAACCGAGTGCTCCCGACCGACCTTTTCCAGCGCCGGAATCATCGAGCGCCAGCTTCCATCGACCGCGATGAAGGTGGAGATCAGGATCAGCGCTACCCACGCCAAAATGATGATGGGCGCTGCCGCTCGTGTGATCCGCGCAAAGAAGGGCGGCCGAGAACGTTGTTCGCTCATAGGCCTGCGCTAGTCCCTCAGCAACAACGATCGGACCAGCGGACGGGGACCAACCGGTCGGAGCAGACCGCTGGCTGGGCGTGTGCGAACCCGTAGAGGCCACCAGAACCAGCGGCCCAGCAGTGCGGCGGTCGCAGGCGTCATGAACGCACGAACGATCATGGTGTCGAACAAGAGCCCCATGGCGATGGTGGTCCCGACCTGACCGATGGTCAGGAGGTCGCTCACCATCATCGACGCCATGGTGGCAGCGAACACCAGACCAGCTGCGGTGACCACGCGTCCCGTGCCGCCCATCGCGCGGATGATGCCGGTGTTCAGACCTGCGCCGATTTCCTCCTGCATTCGCGACACCAGCATCAGGTTGTAATCGGATCCGACCGCCAGCAGCACGATCACGGACATTGCCACCACGACCCAGTGGATTTGGATACCGAGCAAGTGCTGCCAGACGAGGATGGACAACCCGAAGGACGCGCCCATGGATATCACCACGGTGCCGACAATGACCAAGGCGGCGATAAAGGCTCGCGTCATGATCAGCATGATGATGAAGATGAGGCACAATGCGGCCACGCCGGCAATCATGAGGTCGTACCGCGATCCTTCGACGAGGTCTTTCGCCGTAGCCGCGGTGCCGGCCAGGTAAATCCGGCTACTTTCCAGCGGCGTCCCTTTGAGGGCCTCCTCTGCTGCCGTTCTGATGGGATCAACCCGGGCCATGCCTTCGGGCGTCGCAGGATCACCGACCTGCGAGATCAGCATTCGCGCGGATTTCCCGTCCTTTGACATGAAGATGTCCATGACGCGCTTGAAATCTGCGTTCTCGAAGATCTCGGGCGGCAGGTAGAAGGAGTCATCATTTTTTGCCGCGGTGAATGCCTTCGCCATCGCCGTGGAGTTTTCGCTGTTGTCCTGGAACGCGCCGATGGTGCCGGACATGGTGCTGTGCATGGTCAGCATCATCGTCCGCATACTTTCCATGATCGGAATCATGGGGGCCAGTTGAGAAACCATCTGCGGCAAGAGCACATCCAACTGGTCGAGGTTCTTGATCAAGTCCTCCATCTTGAGGGTGATCTGATCGACGCCGTCGAATGCGACAAAGATACTCCTAAATGACCAGCAAACCGGGATATTGATGCAGTGTGGCTCCCAGTGGAAGTAATTGCGGATAGGTCTGAAGAAGTCGTCGAAATCAGAGAGAGAATCTCTTAGTTCATTTGTGACATCCGTCAGCTCGTGCGTGGTTCCCACCATGTTATGCGTGGTAGTGACCATCTGTTCCATCAAGGCCAACATTCGCTTCAAAATGTCGACCGATTTTTCCATCTGCTCTGCCTGCACGAGCATGTCGTCCATGCGGAGCGACTGGAATGGCATGTTCAAGAGCTGGCTGGCCTGCCCGACGCTGATCATGAACGGAATGGTCGTTCGGTCGATCTGAGTACCTTCCGGGCGCGTCACGGATTGAACAGTGGCAACGCCTTGTACTGCGAACACCGCCTTGGCCAATTTGTTCAGATTGATCATGTCGGCCGGATTGCGCATGTCGTGGTCACTTTGGATGACAAGCAGATCCGGAACCGTCAGTTTCGATTCCGGGAAATGACGCGCCGCGGCGTTGTAGCCCTGATTAGCAGGAATATCCTGCGGAATGAATTTCTGGTCGTTGTAACTTGGATGATAGCCCGGCAACGTCAACAGGCCGATGAGTGAAATTGCCAACGTCGCCAACAGGATGGGAACCGGCCATCGAACCGTTGCCGTTCCTACGCGCTGCCAGCCGTGCGATTTGATCCGCCGGCGTCCTTTCGGATCGAACATCTTGAACCGACTGCCGAGTGCCATGATCGCGGGAACCAGCGTCAAAGCCACCGCGACGGCGACCAGAATTCCCACCGCGCCTGGAATGCCGAGTGGCTGGAAGAAGGGCAACCGGGTGAAGTGGAGGCATGCAATGGCGCCGGCAATGGTGACGCCGGAAGCCAAAACAACTTTCGCGACGCTCTTATAGGTGGTGAAGAATGCCGTTACCCGGTCCTCACCTGCTTGCCGAGCCTCCTGATAACGCCCGACAAAGAATATGCCGTAGTCGGTTCCGGCCGCGATGCCGACAGACACCAATAAGTTGACCACAAAGGTTGTGAGGCCAACAATTCCGTGCATTCCCAGGAATGCCACAATTCCTCGGGCCACCTGCAGTTCCACGGCAACTGTCAGCAATATGACGACTGTGGTGATAAACGAGCGGAAAACGATCAGCAGCATTATGAAGATCACCGCGAAGGTAACCACTGTGATCAGGATGATCGTCCTGTTGCCGCTCGAGCCCATGTCCGCCACGATCGCGGCGGGGCCCGTGACGAAGGCCTGCACGCCCGGAGGCGCAGGCGTGTCCTTCACGATCTGCTGAAGCGCGATGACTGATGCGTTGCCCTCGGCCGATCCCGTCGCCCCTATGAGAGAGACCTGTACGTAGACAGCTTTTCCGTCGGTGCTCTGGGCGGCGGCCGCGGTCAGCGGATCGCCCCAGAAGTCCTCGACGTGCTGCACGTGCGCTGGATCGTCTTTCATCTTGCGAACCAGGTTGTCGTAGTACTCGTGCGCATCGGCGCCAAGGGGCTCCTGCCCCTCGAGTACGAGAACCGCCAAAGTGCCGGTGCCCGACGCGGAAAACGCTGCACCCATTCGCTCCGCGGCCTTCGTCGAAGGCGCGTCTGGGGTGACCAGCGGTACCGAATGTTCTCTTTCGACTACCTCCAAGGGAGGCACGAAGAGCGTCAGGACGACGGTGAGTCCCACCCACAGCAAGATGATCGGAATCGCTAGACGCCGGATCCACTTGGCCGCAAAGGGCTGCTCGGCACCTTGCTCAATCGCGTGGGTGCTCATAGTGCCGTCACGCTGCACGAGGTGAAGGCTCTAAACGCGTCCTTGACCTTCTCGGATCTCACGGTGCTATCCACCAGGATCCGGCAGCCGATGCTGTCGCTGTCACCTTGCGCCATTACGGTTCCCACGGCAGTTGTATTGCCGATGGGGAATGACAGCGACCATGGCAGGGCCGCATTTTCGACGAAGGTAGGAATGGAATTGGCGTCGAAGTAACTGATGCTGGCCGTGGCTCCCGGTGATCCCCACACTTCATACGTCAGGTGCTTGGGGTTATACGGTGCCTCATCTTTCTGCGTGTCGGCATAGGCGGGCCGGTTGTCCGATCCGAAAATGCTGTGCAGACGCGACACGGTGAAGGCTCCAGCAACGGCGACCACGAGCACCACCAGCGGCACCCATATGCGCCCGAGAACCCTGAAAATCACAGACCCCCACCTATCTCGATCCCAGTCACCGTAACGGCGACCATGCAACTACACACGGCCGCCCCCCGCAAGAAAGAGCGCCTTTCTCGCGGTGACATCGCGAGCTGGTCGCGAGGCGTTACCGCAAACACGGTGGCCTCGCCGCGCGTCATCCGATCTCGACGAGTAAACCATGCCGGCGGCCTCCGTATCGGCTCGTTCCCGGACGTGTACGTGATTGCAATGCATACTCCCTGCGTAGTGGCACGGTACGGTTAGCCCGGACCACCCGCAAATTAGTCCCAACCCTGAAACTCGCGCAGCGGTGTCTATCACCGTCCCGAGACAACTCGGCAGCTAACTGCGGGACGAGCCAAAAACTCACCTTTACCAGGGCATCGCGCCGCGCGTGGGCAGTCTCGCGCTCACGGGCGACGAATGACGCAATCCGCGCTCAGCAGGGAAAACAAGTAGAGCGACGCAGTTCGCAGCCGAGGGTGTAACACCGCCCAAA
It encodes the following:
- a CDS encoding MmpS family transport accessory protein; this translates as MIFRVLGRIWVPLVVLVVAVAGAFTVSRLHSIFGSDNRPAYADTQKDEAPYNPKHLTYEVWGSPGATASISYFDANSIPTFVENAALPWSLSFPIGNTTAVGTVMAQGDSDSIGCRILVDSTVRSEKVKDAFRAFTSCSVTAL
- a CDS encoding RND family transporter — protein: MSTHAIEQGAEQPFAAKWIRRLAIPIILLWVGLTVVLTLFVPPLEVVEREHSVPLVTPDAPSTKAAERMGAAFSASGTGTLAVLVLEGQEPLGADAHEYYDNLVRKMKDDPAHVQHVEDFWGDPLTAAAAQSTDGKAVYVQVSLIGATGSAEGNASVIALQQIVKDTPAPPGVQAFVTGPAAIVADMGSSGNRTIILITVVTFAVIFIMLLIVFRSFITTVVILLTVAVELQVARGIVAFLGMHGIVGLTTFVVNLLVSVGIAAGTDYGIFFVGRYQEARQAGEDRVTAFFTTYKSVAKVVLASGVTIAGAIACLHFTRLPFFQPLGIPGAVGILVAVAVALTLVPAIMALGSRFKMFDPKGRRRIKSHGWQRVGTATVRWPVPILLATLAISLIGLLTLPGYHPSYNDQKFIPQDIPANQGYNAAARHFPESKLTVPDLLVIQSDHDMRNPADMINLNKLAKAVFAVQGVATVQSVTRPEGTQIDRTTIPFMISVGQASQLLNMPFQSLRMDDMLVQAEQMEKSVDILKRMLALMEQMVTTTHNMVGTTHELTDVTNELRDSLSDFDDFFRPIRNYFHWEPHCINIPVCWSFRSIFVAFDGVDQITLKMEDLIKNLDQLDVLLPQMVSQLAPMIPIMESMRTMMLTMHSTMSGTIGAFQDNSENSTAMAKAFTAAKNDDSFYLPPEIFENADFKRVMDIFMSKDGKSARMLISQVGDPATPEGMARVDPIRTAAEEALKGTPLESSRIYLAGTAATAKDLVEGSRYDLMIAGVAALCLIFIIMLIMTRAFIAALVIVGTVVISMGASFGLSILVWQHLLGIQIHWVVVAMSVIVLLAVGSDYNLMLVSRMQEEIGAGLNTGIIRAMGGTGRVVTAAGLVFAATMASMMVSDLLTIGQVGTTIAMGLLFDTMIVRAFMTPATAALLGRWFWWPLRVRTRPASGLLRPVGPRPLVRSLLLRD